A genomic stretch from Centroberyx gerrardi isolate f3 chromosome 10, fCenGer3.hap1.cur.20231027, whole genome shotgun sequence includes:
- the LOC139915069 gene encoding interleukin-1 receptor type 2-like isoform X2, with protein sequence MGLIPVLAGLLLVLRLVGGSSALQENCTDYRLQFERMFSVPGDAVMLNSTLVSPAVFNFTAEPYNVSWYDPRTGRELSDRPGRFLLRGETLWILRVQLEDAGEYVTVLRTASHCYRQATMLVVDEPLAGECGRPMKAIQMLTNGMTDALSCPLRDYMKKLDNYSVPFTLKWYKGCEPIEDGSGKFTYWANGKLKLDGVTPLDNGSYTCMLNFTLGGVTGSVSETIDAVVKEDYILPPQLHEPSNEIIKAERGSSFSKRCLVFVPCVGRHSVSIHWIARDDFIFGGPSDRVHAEAQRSRRQEGPNKGVWLESLLKFSELKEEDFHINYTCQVFSIQGSPRGKFTLVPAGTNKEENPRLKLLVCFYITFL encoded by the exons aTGGGCCTGATTCCAGTGCTGGCAGGCTTGCTGTTGGTCCTCAGGCTGGTTGGAGGTTCGTCAGCACTGCAGG AGAACTGCACCGACTACCGGCTGCAGTTTGAACGGATGTTCTCGGTGCCCGGGGACGCGGTCATGCTGAACAGCACGCTGGTGTCTCCGGCCGTCTTCAACTTCACCGCCGAGCCATACAATGTCTCCTGGTACGACCCGCGGACGGGCCGGGAGCTGAGTGACCGGCCGGGACGCTTCCTGCTGCGGGGAGAGACGCTCTGGATCCTCAGGGTGCAGCTGGAGGACGCTGGGGAATATGTGACCGTCCTGAG GACTGCCTCTCACTGCTACAGACAGGCCACCATGCTGGTGGTGGACGAGCCGCTGGCCGGAGAGTGCGGCCGGCCGATGAAAGCTATTCAGATGCTGACGAACGGAATGACCGACGCTCTGTCCTGCCCGCTGAGGGACTACATGAAGAAACTGGACAACTACTCTGTCCCTTTCACCCTCAAGTGGTACAAG GGCTGTGAACCCATAGAGGACGGAAGTGGCAAGTTCACCTACTGGGCCAACGGCAAACTGAAGCTGGACGGGGTGACGCCTCTGGACAACGGCTCCTACACGTGCATGCTCAACTTCACCCTGGGCGGGGTCACGGGCTCTGTCTCCGAGACCATCGACGCAgtggtcaaag AGGACTACATTCTGCCTCCCCAACTTCACGAGCCGTCCAATGAAATCATCAAGGCAGAGAGGG gctccAGTTTCAGTAAGCGGTGCCTGGTGTTTGTCCCGTGTGTGGGGAGGCATTCAGTTAGCATCCACTGGATAGCCAGAGATGATTTCATCTTCGGCGGACCGTCTGACCGAGTCCACGCAGAGGCACAGCG GTCGAGGAGGCAGGAGGGTCCGAATAAAGGTGTGTGGCTGGAGAGCCTGCTGAAGTTTTCTGAGCTGAAGGAAGAGGATTTTCACATCAACTACACCTGTCAGGTGTTCAGCATCCAAGGCAGTCCTCGTGGGAAGTTCACTCTGGTGCCAGCAG
- the LOC139915069 gene encoding interleukin-1 receptor type 2-like isoform X1, protein MGLIPVLAGLLLVLRLVGGSSALQENCTDYRLQFERMFSVPGDAVMLNSTLVSPAVFNFTAEPYNVSWYDPRTGRELSDRPGRFLLRGETLWILRVQLEDAGEYVTVLRTASHCYRQATMLVVDEPLAGECGRPMKAIQMLTNGMTDALSCPLRDYMKKLDNYSVPFTLKWYKGCEPIEDGSGKFTYWANGKLKLDGVTPLDNGSYTCMLNFTLGGVTGSVSETIDAVVKEDYILPPQLHEPSNEIIKAERGSSFSKRCLVFVPCVGRHSVSIHWIARDDFIFGGPSDRVHAEAQRSRRQEGPNKGVWLESLLKFSELKEEDFHINYTCQVFSIQGSPRGKFTLVPADSRSTFLIVAVVGVSCVLAVLSVFLYFCFKPKI, encoded by the exons aTGGGCCTGATTCCAGTGCTGGCAGGCTTGCTGTTGGTCCTCAGGCTGGTTGGAGGTTCGTCAGCACTGCAGG AGAACTGCACCGACTACCGGCTGCAGTTTGAACGGATGTTCTCGGTGCCCGGGGACGCGGTCATGCTGAACAGCACGCTGGTGTCTCCGGCCGTCTTCAACTTCACCGCCGAGCCATACAATGTCTCCTGGTACGACCCGCGGACGGGCCGGGAGCTGAGTGACCGGCCGGGACGCTTCCTGCTGCGGGGAGAGACGCTCTGGATCCTCAGGGTGCAGCTGGAGGACGCTGGGGAATATGTGACCGTCCTGAG GACTGCCTCTCACTGCTACAGACAGGCCACCATGCTGGTGGTGGACGAGCCGCTGGCCGGAGAGTGCGGCCGGCCGATGAAAGCTATTCAGATGCTGACGAACGGAATGACCGACGCTCTGTCCTGCCCGCTGAGGGACTACATGAAGAAACTGGACAACTACTCTGTCCCTTTCACCCTCAAGTGGTACAAG GGCTGTGAACCCATAGAGGACGGAAGTGGCAAGTTCACCTACTGGGCCAACGGCAAACTGAAGCTGGACGGGGTGACGCCTCTGGACAACGGCTCCTACACGTGCATGCTCAACTTCACCCTGGGCGGGGTCACGGGCTCTGTCTCCGAGACCATCGACGCAgtggtcaaag AGGACTACATTCTGCCTCCCCAACTTCACGAGCCGTCCAATGAAATCATCAAGGCAGAGAGGG gctccAGTTTCAGTAAGCGGTGCCTGGTGTTTGTCCCGTGTGTGGGGAGGCATTCAGTTAGCATCCACTGGATAGCCAGAGATGATTTCATCTTCGGCGGACCGTCTGACCGAGTCCACGCAGAGGCACAGCG GTCGAGGAGGCAGGAGGGTCCGAATAAAGGTGTGTGGCTGGAGAGCCTGCTGAAGTTTTCTGAGCTGAAGGAAGAGGATTTTCACATCAACTACACCTGTCAGGTGTTCAGCATCCAAGGCAGTCCTCGTGGGAAGTTCACTCTGGTGCCAGCAG